Genomic window (Xenopus laevis strain J_2021 chromosome 3S, Xenopus_laevis_v10.1, whole genome shotgun sequence):
GTGCAACATTTTAAAtggcctcagtgaggcaacttcaggcgactatataaaacgcatcgccgcttgtgcattagcgcaggcgacttttcattctagcctatggggaaaaatgcagaggcagttcggggagatagtcgcgcaaaagacgaggcgattagtcgccaggcgacaaaatctccccgaatctctttGTGTGGCCTTACTCTAAAGAGTGACcgtatgggatcctcaaagcaactctcaaaatatctgaaaacaaagattgttcagtatcatggtttaaggaaaggctacaaatagctatctcagaggtttaaactgtcagtttcaactgtaaggaatgtaatcaggaaatggaaggccataggcacagttgctgtaaaacccatgtctggcaggccaagtaaaatacaggagcggcatatgcgaaagattgtgagtggttacagacaacccaaagatcacctccaaagacctgtaagaacatctttctgcagatggtgtatctgtacatcgttctacaattcagcgcaatttgcacaaagaacatctgaatGGCAGGGTGACGAGAAAGCCCTTTCTggactcacgccacaaacagtcacttgttgtatgcaaaagctcatttagacaagccacagtcattttggaacaaagtgctttggactgatgagacaaaaattgagttatttggtcatgacaaaaagcgctttgcatggtggaaggggaacaccacattccaagaaaaacacctgctacctactgtcaaatttggtggaggttccatcgtGCTGTGttgctagttcagggactgtggcccttgttaaagtcgagggtcggatgaattcaacccaatatcaacaaattattcagaataatgttcaatcatcaatattctggaatggccgtcacagtcccccaacttgaataaaattgaaaatctatgggatgatttggagcaggctgtccatgcttggtaaccatcaaatttaattgaactggagagattttgtatggacaattttcaaaaatacctccatccagaatccagacactcgtcaaaggctataggaggtgtctagaggctgttacatttgcaaaaggaggctcaactaagtattgaattaatatctctgttggggagcccaaatttatgcacctgtctaattttgttatgatgcatattgcatattttctgttaatccaataaactttgtcactgctgaaatactactgtttccataaggcatgttatatattaaaacgAAGCTGCaactttaaaagctcagccaatgataaacaaaactccaaagaattaagaggggttcccaaaccttttcatatgactgtaattgaGAAGGGACATTTTTCCCCCAAAGCATTGTAGCATTTGGCCATAtgaatcaaatttaaaaacagAGTGATTAGATTGGAAGGTGAagtatttcatattaaaaatggCTCTAAGATTATGTTTAATTGCCCGACCACTGCCTACGCTACTTGGTTTTCTGCACTCACTAGTTTGAAGGACAGTTAGttaggttttaaaggggttgttgaccttcaaACGTTTTTCTAGTTcagtttcagatagatcaccagaaatagactttttccaattaatttctatttgtgactgtttttctaatattgaagtgtaaagtttcatttttcaccttttaaagcagctcggggggggggggggtcgctgactcattaaagtgatactgacactaaaacaatatgaatatacgtttaaaagttacctataagtcatgctgaggtttgtttttttaagtaattgttgtttgaagttcctaaaactgactgttttgcaaacctgactgtcccatctcagcctgtcggttaaagagatactgacacctgaaattaaacttttttttacatctattataatattggctatGCAAGCTaattctaactttgccataaagtatttgcatgatgcttttacattacctgtctgatcccccatgttcctgtatgagggggctgccatatttgtgcagcaggagtccgttcgcattagaaactgtaactaactggctgagatgggacagtcaggttggcaaagtcagagtgtcagagagtccgGCTTatgaacttcaactaacaattatatacaaaaacacacctctcagcaaaaaatgatcaacctgacctataggtaacatttaatgtacattcatatgctaaaattcattttttagtatcagtatcactttaaacttgctaatgctaaaggactcctggtgcaaaaatatggcagcccccttatacaggaacatggggcatcagacaggtaatgtaaaagcattgtgcaaatactttgtcaaagttataagtagttttcaaaggcaatattatgagaGATGTGaaattctaaattaatacatttagttaatatgtttgttatctttgtccctgctgagcagaatctctgagtttcattaaaggcagctgttagaattgatacaatagttgctaatattccaccgatactgctgagaaatgtatcaactaaatgtagcaaattgtaacagttcagaatctgctcctggatcactgagctgccagactgaaacactagagacgcggacattaaatttacattttgtgaaaaacaattgaactgaaaaaggtgtttggaaggtgaacaaccctttaacggAATTGGccaacatatacatatacttaAAGCCATTTCATAAAATGTTCACAAATTTGACTTCTTTTTCAAATTATTCAAAAGAATCTTAAATGTTTTTGCATATTTAGAGGAAATTTCCAAACATGTGTACTCCTGGGTCTGATGCAAAGTGTGCAGTCTGAAGCAGGGATTAAATAATCCGATTTGATTGAGAAGGAATTATAAtcacccagtgattataattcCACGTCTCAGACCTTGAGATGTCGTCTTCTCTCCTGTGACTCCATGGATCCATTgtggcatgtgcagtagagttaaGTAAAGGCCTGCAGCAAATATTCTAAATTTGTGATGCTAAGATTTGTTAGTGCCCATAGAAGCCCCCCACATGTGATTTTTATATGCATTGGTCAGTTCAACTGCACTCGCACTGCATAAATCAGAGACTTGCTTGAAGCCTTAATTGAAATGTTAACATGGTGCAGGCATTGATTTACACCTGAGCCATAATATACAAACACAACTGATGTTTCATGTGTCAACACCCTACATTTGTGCATTATATTAACAATGGGTAATTGGATTTCCCTGCACCCTCTCCTGAATGCCTCTCTGTTGAATCATTGCTAAGCCTTTTTGAAAAGTATCTGCCTGTTGACAAAACTAAATTCAGCATTGAACTTCACTTTGTTAATCACACATTGCTTAATcaacattattattactataaattTGGGTCcgtctccttttttagcttttaggTCACTGAAGAGTTGAGCATGatgaataaataaatttaaacacAAGTAATAATGTAAATCTTTTCTGCAGAAAAAGGTTGGTTAAGTATTCTATTAGGATATTCCGTTAGTTGGAAGGCTTAAAACCCCTTTTATAATAcaaggtacaggtaagggacatattatccacaatgctcaggacccatGTTTTTCAGATAaacgatctttccataatttgtatctccataccttaggggtaggactacacaaacgTTTTTGGCGCAATCCGACGGTCttgtcgtgtcggatcaacgatgcaacttcatccgacatttctatctcttaccgtATTTCTGTCACATGCGTTTGGTCGCATGTCGTCGGTTCAcaccgaaaacgtctgtgtagtcctaccctaatggtggcacacatgaagattctgggagattagaaGCTCAGCGAcgaatcttctcttcttcgggtgactaatcttcccgtaTTGTTGTGGCGGGaagacatttggggagattagtcgccggaagtaggggagatttgtcgctgggtgactaatctcccctgaatcttcACGTGTACCACAAccctaggtctactagaaaattatttaaatattaaataaattagacttgtttggataaaatggagtctgtgggagatgactttcctgtaattcatagctttctggataacggtgttccagataatggatcccatacctgtactacatttgcCCTAGTTATACCAAACTTTTtccctcagatttttttttttgcaaattatggtttggattcAGCTTGATATCTGGCCATATCTATTTGGCAGGGATTTGGCATTCAGCTGAATCTTAAAATGATGGCTTTGGTGTGACCCAGCACAAATACCTGTGTTTGCTGCACAAATAATAATTTCAAATCCTATACTGTTTTCATGCTGGTTGTAGAGATCTGCAAATGCATTCAGTAGATTTATTTACTTGCACTAAATACTCTTtactactcttttttttttttttttttttccagggggcTTTTTTTCCAGCATCTTTTCCAGCTTGTTTGGAACACGAGAAATGAGAATTTTGATTCTTGGTCTGGACGGAGCAGGAAAGACAACAATCCTTTACCGGTTACAAGTAGGAGAAGTCGTTACTACTATACCAAGTATGTGCTTATAATTCTGTATCTTACACTGTGTATTTAGGGTATTCGGGCATCAGTTACATTTATTCAATAATAAGAGAGAACTTTATTCTGTGAAGATTCTGTAGGATCATTTTTATTCCTACATTTTATTAAAGTAAGTATTATTGCTGGTCCTTCTATTGTATGAAACAGAACCCTTTAAAGCATTGTTTTAATTATGTTAACAGCCATGACCtacttaaaaggaaaaatattgtaCTGTAAAAATACTGTAGCTacatttttgacatgagctcagtcAGTTaatcttatgtaaaaaaaaaaggcacataaaCACAAATGGagttgcaaaaataatatacattcagACATACATTATTTCTCAGCTTGAGTAAAGACCCTTATCATCTGCCTCAGACTCACAGGGACAGTGTCCCAATGACTGGCAGTCATGTATCCTCTCCTTGCCTTTGTCCACTGTAAAGTTATGATTCCTAGACttgaagttcctctgctttccagagaatctgtgcactgcCCACCATGGAAAGCAGACGGACCATAATCCATCACTTCAATGTGGAACATAGAGAAATATTTGAAATCTAATGGTAGGATGAAGAGTTTAGTATAGCAATGTAATTGAGATAAATATAATTCTGTCactggttttgttttttatttcagctATCGGTTTTAATGTTGAAACAGTAACTTATAAGAATCTCAAATTCCAAGTTTGGGACTTAGGAGGACAAACAAGTATCAGGTACTAAATTTTTCATTGTACAAATGAAGCACTTTAGAAGCCCCAAACATCAGCTGTAACAGTGACATAACTGATATTTAAGCTAGTAAAGTTTGTGATAtcttttatgaatatttttgggttttattaatCACCACACATTCACAGTTAGCCATGTGTAGTTTGTTTTACATAAAACATCAAGTATTGTTGTTGGGGTCCTCCCTCTGCAAAACATATTCTTggcaatgtttattttatttgcttctgtaatattcatttatttacatcACCAGCAACCCCATAGTTTGAAATGCTTTACATTGCTAGGAAACATTGGCAGGTGCCCTTTCCAGTTTACTGCAGCGCCTCAGAAAAGTCGTCAAGGCTTGGATTAGGCAAGAAAGTTTCTTACTGAATTTAACTTGCTTGGGTTTTCCATTTTGAGTGGTTGGCTCAGATGCACCTACATTAGATTTCTTTATAATTTCAGAATAATCCTATGCCCAGTTATCAACTGGTTCAGATGAAAATAGAATATAGCAACAAGATAAGGTCAACAGTGATCAGTTTGAAAGTTCATaccatctgacaacaatctctGATTATCTCACAGTCCACTACATCCATTTTGCACTCctttcccttgatcccagctctcccaccaaCTATCGTCCAGTTTCTTCCATTTGCATTCAAATTTCTGGAAAGACTTGTTTACAAATGCATGGGACACAGTTGACCATCCGCttctcctagacattctatactcagctggcatttgtgacactgctctttcttGGTTTACATTCTCTTTCTGATAATTCCTTTAAATGTGCCTTCTCACACTCGACTTCTTCCACATTCCCTTTCTTTGTCTTAGGtcctctgctgttctcactctatactactTTGCTATGAAAacatattcagtcatttggactttagtatcacctttatgctgatgacacccaactatACTTGTCTAGTCCtgatctctctctttctatcctttcccaagttacagactgcctctatgctgtctcctcctggatgtctcagCACCACCCGAAACTGAATTTTTccaaaacagaactcattatatttcctccaagatcttcccctgtccctcagatcaCACTCACAGTTAATAACACCACCTTTTATTcaaccacacaggcacgctggcTAGGtatcatcttagactctcatctgtccttttcaccacacatccaaacacttcaAATTTTGTCGTAATTGGCTGTGCAGCATTGCCCAAATATGACTGTACCTCAGTTTAAatacaaccaaaacacttatccagtctcttattatctcCCACCTTAACATTAAacctctgcttctgaccttcgcctcttttttcctctcatcacttcagccTATTCTCGTCTACATGACTTCTCTTGAGCTTTTGCTTTTCTCTGAAATTCTCTCCCTTGAGcggtcagactttctccttccttccaagtgctccctaaagacccacctgtttatagaagcttattcaatgtatcttaatcagtcataaatgtattataaatcacacatttgtttctaaaatccttatgtcTCAATGGTACCCTAACTCTTTCCtttgtaaactcttgtgagtagggccctctaatcttaccatactctgtaaacccttgtttgttatctgctgtttgtTCCTGGTTTGTTAAAAATTTTCATCATATTATTTCATGTTGCAATGCATACTATTTCCACTTGGGGGAAGCAGAGAATGTGCATTAGAGATGACTGTAACTGACATATTATGTTCTTTCTTCTTCTAGACCTTACTGGAGATGCTACTATTCCAATACCGATGCTGTAATCTATGTAGTAGACAGCTGTGACAGAGACAGAATAGGAATATCCAAATCGGAGCTGGTGGCCATGTTAGAGGTAAAGTATGACTAAAGTGGAGTGTAAAACTGGCAATACACTATAAGATCGTTCCCTGATATGCTCACCTAAGTTGGACGAGAATACGAGCAGGgaggagaggactgcatcaactagcctaTGTGGTCCCTGATCTAATGGGAAAATTAAACCTGCTCAATCAGCATCTGGCTAGTTTTCGGACAAATTTTGGTCAGGTgggcccgtcagagggcccctcacatgggcagataaactgtcatTGGTCTAATGGGCCCGAACCAGCAGATTGAATTTgtcaggggttgttcaccttcaaacactttttccagttcagttcatttcaggttgttcaccagaaataaaaactttttttccaattattttctatttgtgactgtttttctaatgttgaagtgtaaattgtaatttttcacctaacgcagctctggaaggggggggtcactgactctttaAACTGTTTGTTATCCTTGAGGCACAGCCACACAGGGCATTTTACAATGCCTTTAATAACCCGCTGTCGCACGTAAATACGCACAAAATGAAGCCACAAGAGACCAGtatttgcttttttcagcagaaacggcAATATGCCAATGAAACGCCATATTCTGgaactctatgggatccgcaggtttggaaaATACACTTCGCTGAAATACGCCGCATATTTGCAATCTGGTGGCCAAACTTTTGCACGATAGAATGCAAATATACGTATTTGCAGCGTTGTCTGCTGGTGAAGTAATTATGCTGCTGAATTTCTTTTCCCCTtagctttttttcacaaaagttttaataaatttcttctgagtggaattgtggggaatgtgaaaaaacagaaatgcatattgggaaaagaaaactgcaGGCTGAATGCACATTATGCACATTATCCTGCAATGTGatttcattggcgtatttacaCTCGACTGCACGTTTTTATAAACACTATGTGTGACCTCACCCATAGCCCTGCTGAGGCAGCtgttaattgatacaatagttgctaatattccacagatactgctgagaaatgtatcaactaattctATCTacttaatgtagcaaattgtaacagttcagatgctcctggctcacagctgccagactgaaacactagagacactaACATTAAATTTTGgggaaacagtaaaaaaagaaaatatggaaagcaattcaaaaaaggctttgtttatggtgatcaatctgaaacaaccgaaatgaaaaaaagtgtttggaaggtgaacaacccctttaagggctgggAGTTTCTGCAGGGTTTTCCCAGTGTATACATGTAGGCATTTCTTATCGTAGTCATGGCTCATTCATGCCATTTTGGCAAAGTAAAAGCACTTGCCCACCTTCTGAGACACTCAAGCAAGTAATGTAATCTGTACATGCAAGATTTCTTGGACACACACAAAACAAACTACATTTCCCTGTTTTTCTATTTAGGAGGAAGAATTGAAGAAAGCAATTTTAATAGTGTTTGCAAACAAACAAGATATGGAACAGGCCATGACTCCCACAGAAGTTGCAAATTCACTTGGCTTACCAGCTCTGAAGGATCGCAAGTGGCAGATTTTCAAAACATCAGCTACAAAAGGCACTGGACTTGATGAAGCTATGGAATGGTAAGTAATATAACTAGAGAAATCGGGCTGATTGAAGTACCATTGGTAAAGTAACTCATGTTAAAAAGAGCAGATCAATGAGTGATTTGGCCTCCCATGTGGCAAGACATATGGCTTGATCATATGGCTCTTAGGCCAACAACTGATGGTATTGCGCAGACCCTTCGAATGAAGGCCACACACAAGAGCTGAAACATCCCACCCTCGCTGCTGATCACCTCCTTGATCAATATATTGTTTAGTCCAGTACACAGGCCAATAATCTGCTGATTTTTTTGTAGAGTAGCTGAGCCAACAGCCATATCTGCTCTTGTCTATCCAGGTTTATAGTCCTGCTTCTGTCTTCAAAAGACATTTggtacaatgtgctgtttttgCAGGTTGGTGGAATCCCTGAAGAGTAGGCAGTAATTCACACTATGACCTTGCTCTCCATCACTCCAGAAGAAGACTGTGGCTGGATGTACATAGAATAGAAAACAACACAACAAAGAAAGTGCTCATTGATGAAAATATAGTTATTGGAAAAGGATATTGACTCTAAAGGCACATGTCTATAGCAATGCACTGTACCCAGTTCTTTGTGCTTGCTCTGTGTAGGGAAGtttcactttatttatacaaCATTTTTGTAATGAATATGAAAACTCTGAGAATGCACAGTTAGGTGTTAGATCATCAAATTTTCCCTTATGGCtgaaagtgtttatttttaattgtaactaataaaaaccttttcagctatttgggtttttttttttatatatattttttgtgggaCAGAGGACCTGTGATTGATTGATTCAGTTCCATAGGTGCAGCCTTATAGAATATATAATTGTACTTTTTTCTAAAGGAATTAATATAAACCCCCTTTCGTAAATAAACTGTCATTAAGCATTTGTATAAATGACTGCTTCTATAGAATTCTCTCTCATCCTATGGGTGTGTGCACTGTATTGACAATAGAAGCTCCTGGGGGGCCCATGAGCTTCTATTGAATTCTATTTCTAAATCTATTTCTGAATATTCCATCTGCGACAGGTACAATCATTATTGGTACGTAAGTTCTGTTGCACTGTGGGTCCCCTGTGCGGTGTCACCCAGCTGTATAGAAGGTACTTATAATAATGCCTGTTTCTGACAGTATGTGACCAAAAGAAAATGGATTTCTGGATCTTTAACCACTGCAAAACTTTTCTTCAGAATAGCTGTAAGAAGCCTGACACATATCtgtaataaaatatggaaaaataattttgtttgtgAATACATTATATTAGAGTGCATATGGAATTTGTTTACTAACCTGGTTAATCAATAGTTGCCTTACAATTAATCTGTAGTATGGTGCAGACCTCTATACTGTAATAGGcatttgttctgcattttttttattgtttttgaactgtgttgtgtttagaataatagcagtccaacagcACTAActtgatcaatcactgtttttggtagtaATTAtattctacatggcaaataatttactagtaggtgtattTGAGTAATATAAagaccaacagtcatgacatgctgctgattctgtgtaattgaatcattgattgagacttgttccaaataatatcagtgtggagttcaaatagtgaggtcattcattctgggAAAATACAGGCGTCAATTAGAGgacttatttaaggaaggaaggcagcaatgtggtgcatgctggttatattgcatttctctctgaaaatctgggTAAAATGGGTTGTTCTAGACATTTTTCAGATAAACAgggtactttgattaaaaagttggagaggggaaaacatataaagaagtgcagaaaatgatagacggctcagctaaaatgatctccaAAGCTTTGAAATGGCAATCAAAACCTGAAAGATGCAGAAGAAAACTACCATGGAGTGTGTTTGGGAGTTTTTGCCTTGCCGTAAGCAGTATTAAAAACATTCCTCTTACTGCTCAACAAACACAACTGCAGATTTGTTGTGCCTGGAAGTGGTAATGCTTTTTTCATATGTGAATGGATGGGGTGAGAGTGGACACTTTAGTGTGATATAAAGCTACATAAGGTATGGGTACACCTGCAACTTCAGACTTGCTACGTTGGGTTTCCTAGAATTCAGAGCTCAATTTTAACATAAACGTGATCGATTGGGTTAACTTCCACCACCACTTGCTGCTCCCTTCAGTTCTAGGGCAAGGATGAAAGTGGGGAGACAGATCACAATCCACTTTCAAATCTGGCAAAGTCCCAGTTTTGGAACAGACTGAAGTTTGTTTCCCAGTTCCACTTTTTTTCCTGTGGTTTACGCTTCATTTCTTTGCTAAACTGCTAAACTGACTACAGTTATCTACACCCCAGTCAAACACCTCTAAAAAGGAGAGGAAGCATGAGTAATGAAATCTACCTGCAGATTCTTTGGAAAATACTGTTGATTTATGaagttataaatatttaattacaaaaaCTATTGGCACAACTGCAAacaaatgtaacaggaagagatcttGGCCCATATTCTGTcacatgtaaagtaaaaaaaaaaaatatatatatatatatatatatatatatatatatatatagtgaataaagtaccccctcttgtaagatataaggatattataagttaccgaggagtttcatgaccatataaaaacacgaggccgaaggccgagtgtttttatacaggtcatggaactccgaggtaacttctaatatcctcatattttgcaactgggggtactttattcactatatatatatatatatatatatatatatatatatatatatatttttttttttttactttacatgtgACAGAATATGGGCCaagatctcttcctgttacatttgtTTGCAGTTGTGCCAATAGtttttgtaattaaatatttataacttcataaatcaatttttattataatacacaaattttagtgagtcgtgacagaaatgacatcagaactcaccgtttataactgatgacatcagaactcaccgtttataaggatataatttacaagatattcatggcttttgtgtattatatatatatatatatatacatatacatatacatatatatttcagaGGAAATTTTAGATTGCAGGAAGGAACTGCATCTTGTGCCTCTTCTATTCCTGCCCAGAAACATTTCCAGAATGATTTTAGAGGATATGAACTAAATTTACTACAGTATTAAGGCCAGAAACCTATCACATAATTTATAATATGGCTTGTAGTGTATGATCAGGCAGTCACTTGTGCCTCAGGCCTTTTAATTGAAAGTTTATAGCATATGTATGCCATCTTTTAGCATAAAGATATAAAAACGTTATTTTTGGAATGCCGTTCTTATTCTGGATGAGAGACTTATGGTTTCACATTGCTTTGTTCTCCTGCAAACCTGAGAGTTCTTTGACTACTTCCCACAATAAAGGTGTAGCACATCAACAGCCAGGAGTAGAGGTGAAATGATGGACAAAGTAGGATATACAGTATCTCTATATGCCATAATTCCTTAGCACATAAGTTGCTAAACTTTAGAACTTTTTAGGCTGTCAGTTTGGTGAATGTTAGAATTATTACTGCATAATCATGAAACGTACAATATGGAACAGATAGAGGTCCCATAACAGATACAATGTGCAAGTAC
Coding sequences:
- the arl1.S gene encoding ADP ribosylation factor like GTPase 1 S homeolog; translation: MRILILGLDGAGKTTILYRLQVGEVVTTIPTIGFNVETVTYKNLKFQVWDLGGQTSIRPYWRCYYSNTDAVIYVVDSCDRDRIGISKSELVAMLEEEELKKAILIVFANKQDMEQAMTPTEVANSLGLPALKDRKWQIFKTSATKGTGLDEAMEWLVESLKSRQ
- the arl1.S gene encoding ADP ribosylation factor like GTPase 1 S homeolog isoform X1: MCVSQRWNGGFFSSIFSSLFGTREMRILILGLDGAGKTTILYRLQVGEVVTTIPTIGFNVETVTYKNLKFQVWDLGGQTSIRPYWRCYYSNTDAVIYVVDSCDRDRIGISKSELVAMLEEEELKKAILIVFANKQDMEQAMTPTEVANSLGLPALKDRKWQIFKTSATKGTGLDEAMEWLVESLKSRQ